The DNA region GGGTGACGGAATTGATTGCAGAGGGATCGTGATCGGTTTGGAGCGGGTGGAGAGAACTCCCCACCTTCGGGAGGGAACGCAACAAGAAGCTGGCTAGGGGGACCCATTATCCAACGAGACCCTTTACGCCCGCCGCCAGCGGCAAACCCTTCTGGGCTGCATTGGCTACTCGTCGGCCTGCGCCTTCCTGCAATGGAGATGCATAATGCATTAGTCATCGGTGTGATGATGTAGACAGCAAATCGCCAACACTGCCGCCGATCCCAGTACACACCACTTTCTTCAGGAACTTCTTGAACCGACGACCCTCGGTTTGGCCCAGGAACGCAGCCATCAGTACCAGCGCGACGAGAAAGATCAGCTTGAAGTTcatggtgctgctgttcgaACTTTCGGTTGGTTTTACACTCGCGAAGCAGGTGCCGGAATAATTAGTGAATCGCTCTCAGTCAACCGGGCGCATTTTATAGTCAAACTGGAAATGCATTTGTTGACCGAGTGGTAAAGTTTAATTGAGGTAGATGCAACAGCGACAACATGGTTCTGgtgttgtttaattttgataacttCTAACACGGAAAGGTACGGGCTCAAGTGGCGATGGTTTGATAGTTCCGATAACATTTGCTTCCGTCGTCGTTATCTAACTACGGTCAGATGTTTGTCCAAATCTTGTGTCGCTCATTGACGATTCGCTCACGACACAAGAATCGAATAAAATCGTggtgattaaaaaaaatgattctaTAAGGTAAagaaaaattaagaaaaatatTCTATAACTCctacaatattttaaacagAAATTAAGAATTAGgggtttacag from Anopheles coluzzii chromosome X, AcolN3, whole genome shotgun sequence includes:
- the LOC120949043 gene encoding cecropin-C, which produces MNFKLIFLVALVLMAAFLGQTEGRRFKKFLKKVEGAGRRVANAAQKGLPLAAGVKGLVG